A stretch of Sinimarinibacterium sp. NLF-5-8 DNA encodes these proteins:
- the rplU gene encoding 50S ribosomal protein L21, which yields MYAVIKTGGKQYKVAAGELLKVETLVAEVGNTVSFDEVLMVADGDQIKVGAPVVAGATVTAEVVAHGRGDKIRIIKHRRRKHYHKEQGHRQNFTQVKITAIQGV from the coding sequence ATGTACGCCGTGATCAAAACAGGTGGCAAACAATATAAAGTCGCTGCCGGCGAACTGCTCAAAGTCGAAACGCTGGTTGCCGAAGTCGGCAATACGGTGTCATTCGATGAAGTGCTGATGGTTGCAGATGGCGACCAGATCAAGGTCGGTGCGCCAGTGGTTGCGGGCGCCACGGTGACTGCTGAGGTGGTTGCGCATGGCCGTGGTGACAAGATCCGGATCATCAAACACCGTCGCCGCAAGCACTATCACAAAGAGCAAGGGCATCGGCAGAACTTCACGCAAGTGAAGATTACTGCGATCCAGGGCGTATAA
- a CDS encoding DUF2061 domain-containing protein: MIKTLSFAVMHFTVAFVVVYLMTGSWVTGGLVALVEPCVNTVAYHFHEKFWQRRTLADDAAAGSLTHALPAI, translated from the coding sequence ATGATCAAGACATTGAGCTTTGCGGTAATGCATTTCACGGTTGCATTTGTGGTGGTGTACCTGATGACGGGCAGCTGGGTCACCGGCGGGTTGGTGGCGCTGGTTGAACCCTGCGTCAACACCGTGGCCTACCACTTTCATGAAAAGTTCTGGCAGCGGCGGACGCTCGCCGATGATGCCGCAGCAGGATCGCTGACGCACGCTTTGCCCGCGATTTAA
- a CDS encoding DMT family protein encodes MNIAVVAQTTGLLLLSNVFMTFAWYAHLRALNNKPWIIAALLSWGIALFEYLLQVPANRIGYTALSLPQLKILQEVITLTVFVPFVFFYMKEPLKWDYLWAALCMVGAVYFIFRA; translated from the coding sequence ATGAATATCGCGGTTGTTGCGCAAACCACCGGCTTGTTGCTGCTTTCCAATGTTTTTATGACTTTTGCGTGGTATGCCCATCTGCGCGCGCTCAATAACAAACCGTGGATCATCGCCGCATTGCTGAGCTGGGGCATTGCCCTGTTTGAATACCTGCTGCAAGTGCCAGCCAACCGCATCGGTTACACCGCACTGAGTTTGCCGCAACTCAAGATTCTGCAAGAAGTCATCACGCTGACGGTGTTCGTGCCGTTTGTATTCTTCTACATGAAAGAACCGCTCAAATGGGATTACCTGTGGGCGGCGCTGTGCATGGTTGGCGCCGTATATTTTATTTTTCGCGCGTAG
- the proB gene encoding glutamate 5-kinase yields MPVTRQSLAASQRWIIKVGSSLVTAKGAGLDAQAIADWCAQIAQLQRSGVEVVLVSSGAVAEGMARLGLKKRPSVLYDLQAAAAVGQMGLVRAYEVEFEKHGIHAAQILLTHDDVADRQRYLNARGTLNSLLASGVVPVVNENDTVSTDEIRLGDNDTLGALTANLTHADLLVILTDQEGLFDADPREVPQAKLVSVGDLSDERLLAMAGTSKGELGRGGMRTKLTAAYTAARSGAATIIAHGRKPDVLMRIRAGEDIGTLLRPARGVMAARKRWIAGQLQSRGRLTLDDGAVRVLRERGGSLLPVGVRSAEGHFMRGDLVSCYSLDGVEIARGLVNYNIDDAQRILGAKTDDITQRLGHAGEPELIHRDNLVLCESR; encoded by the coding sequence ATGCCTGTGACTCGCCAATCTCTTGCCGCCAGCCAACGCTGGATCATCAAGGTCGGTAGCTCTTTGGTGACGGCCAAGGGTGCCGGGCTCGATGCTCAGGCCATTGCCGATTGGTGCGCGCAGATTGCCCAGCTTCAACGCAGCGGCGTAGAAGTGGTGCTGGTGTCATCGGGCGCGGTGGCCGAAGGCATGGCAAGGCTGGGGCTGAAGAAGCGTCCCAGTGTGCTCTACGACTTGCAGGCTGCGGCGGCGGTGGGGCAAATGGGGTTGGTGCGTGCGTATGAGGTCGAATTTGAAAAACACGGCATTCATGCCGCGCAGATTTTGCTGACGCATGATGATGTTGCCGATCGTCAGCGCTATCTGAATGCGCGCGGCACGCTCAACAGTCTGCTGGCCTCTGGTGTGGTGCCGGTGGTCAATGAGAACGACACGGTCTCCACCGATGAAATCCGCCTGGGCGATAACGACACGCTGGGGGCGCTGACCGCCAATCTCACCCATGCTGATCTGCTGGTGATCTTGACCGACCAGGAAGGTTTGTTTGACGCCGATCCGCGCGAAGTGCCGCAGGCAAAGCTGGTCAGTGTGGGCGATTTGTCTGATGAGCGTCTGCTGGCGATGGCGGGAACCAGCAAAGGCGAGCTGGGACGTGGCGGCATGCGCACCAAACTCACGGCGGCTTACACCGCTGCACGCTCCGGTGCGGCCACCATCATTGCGCACGGGCGCAAACCCGATGTGCTGATGCGCATCCGTGCCGGTGAAGACATCGGCACTTTGCTGCGCCCTGCGCGTGGCGTCATGGCGGCACGCAAACGCTGGATTGCCGGACAGTTGCAATCGCGCGGGCGGCTGACGCTGGACGATGGCGCAGTGCGGGTTCTGCGCGAACGCGGCGGCAGCCTGCTGCCGGTAGGCGTGCGTTCGGCAGAAGGGCATTTCATGCGCGGGGATCTGGTGTCGTGCTACAGCCTGGATGGCGTTGAGATCGCGCGCGGGCTGGTCAATTACAACATCGACGATGCCCAGCGCATTCTCGGTGCCAAGACCGATGACATCACCCAGCGCCTGGGGCACGCCGGTGAGCCAGAACTGATTCATCGCGATAATCTGGTGCTCTGCGAGTCGCGCTGA
- the rpmA gene encoding 50S ribosomal protein L27 produces the protein MAHKKAAGSTRNGRDSESKRLGVKKFGGESVIAGNIIVRQRGTQYRAGTNVGLGRDHTLFAVADGKVAFVRRGAQNKLHVDVVPA, from the coding sequence ATGGCACATAAAAAAGCTGCGGGTAGTACGCGCAACGGTCGCGATTCAGAAAGCAAACGTCTTGGCGTGAAGAAATTTGGCGGCGAATCCGTCATTGCCGGCAACATCATCGTTCGCCAGCGCGGCACCCAATACCGTGCAGGCACCAATGTGGGGCTTGGTCGTGATCACACCTTGTTTGCAGTTGCCGATGGTAAAGTGGCGTTTGTTCGCCGTGGCGCGCAAAACAAGTTGCATGTGGATGTGGTGCCTGCCTGA
- a CDS encoding polyprenyl synthetase family protein, translating to MNLSDILAPIAADMRRVDDTIRQRLHSEVALINDIGAHIVAAGGKRLRPALVLLSARALGCSGDEPILHAATIEFIHTATLLHDDVVDESGLRRGSKTANAVWGNAGAVLAGDFVYSRSFQMMVDSGRMQVMRVMSDTTNAVAEGEVLQLLNAGDPGIDEARYLKVIELKTARLFEGGCRLGAIAAEQSQAVQDQIAAYGHHLGIAFQIVDDLLDYLANPEISGKAIGGDLSEGKPTLPLIQAMKSAPAADAVIIADAIAHGRADQIDKVLKIVESTDAIPYTRALAEQHSLSAIQSLRDLPDSSYKTALEQLARFNLTRAA from the coding sequence ATGAATCTTTCCGACATCCTAGCGCCGATCGCCGCCGATATGCGGCGCGTCGATGACACTATCCGCCAACGCCTGCACTCCGAAGTTGCGCTGATCAACGATATCGGCGCGCATATTGTCGCCGCAGGCGGCAAGCGCCTGCGCCCCGCCCTGGTTCTGTTGAGCGCGCGCGCGCTGGGCTGCTCAGGTGACGAACCGATCCTGCACGCAGCAACCATTGAATTCATTCACACCGCCACGCTGCTGCACGACGACGTGGTAGACGAATCCGGGCTGCGCCGCGGCTCCAAGACCGCCAATGCCGTCTGGGGCAACGCCGGCGCAGTGCTGGCGGGTGACTTTGTCTACTCACGCAGTTTTCAAATGATGGTAGACAGTGGCCGCATGCAAGTCATGCGCGTGATGTCCGATACCACCAATGCCGTCGCTGAAGGCGAAGTCCTGCAACTGCTCAATGCCGGCGACCCCGGGATTGACGAAGCACGCTACCTGAAGGTGATCGAACTCAAGACCGCGCGGTTGTTCGAAGGCGGCTGCCGCCTGGGCGCCATCGCCGCCGAACAATCACAAGCCGTTCAAGATCAGATTGCCGCGTATGGACACCACCTGGGGATTGCCTTCCAGATCGTCGATGATCTGCTGGATTACCTGGCCAACCCCGAAATCAGCGGCAAAGCCATCGGCGGTGACCTGTCCGAAGGCAAACCCACCCTGCCGTTGATTCAGGCCATGAAATCAGCACCTGCCGCCGACGCCGTAATCATCGCCGACGCAATCGCCCATGGCCGCGCCGATCAAATCGACAAAGTGCTGAAAATTGTTGAATCCACCGACGCGATTCCGTACACTCGCGCCCTCGCTGAACAGCACAGCCTTTCAGCTATCCAGTCGTTACGCGATTTGCCCGACTCGTCATACAAAACGGCACTGGAACAACTGGCACGGTTCAATCTGACCCGCGCCGCATGA
- the cgtA gene encoding Obg family GTPase CgtA, which yields MKFVDEAKILVEGGKGGNGCISFLRLKYMPFGGPDGGDGGEGGSVWAVAERNLNTLADFRYSRKFRAASGVPGQGSNLTGAAGVDLEIRMPLGTRIYDNATEELIGELTEPDQRIKVAQGGYRGLGNPHFKSSTNRTPYKATKGGAGELRELRLELSLMADVGLLGLPNAGKSTLLSVVSAARPKIADYPFTTLYPQPGVVSMGMGRSFTMMDIPGLIEGAAEGAGLGVRFLKHLQRTRLLLHLVDVLPPDGSDIIENIRTINGELAAFGRDLSMREQWLVFNKVDLLPAGDADVLIAKTLKKLKWKGRWFAISGVTRQGCDAVCAAAMEWVETHAVQPETDQPTGFEGAFELPDAGAARRAAPEVPLFDDEDIPNKDLGRAVDRSTRARRPAPPRRPRD from the coding sequence GTGAAATTTGTTGATGAAGCCAAAATCCTCGTGGAAGGAGGTAAAGGCGGCAACGGCTGCATCAGCTTTTTGCGCCTGAAATATATGCCTTTTGGAGGCCCGGACGGCGGCGATGGTGGCGAAGGCGGCAGTGTCTGGGCCGTGGCCGAGCGCAACCTCAATACGCTGGCGGACTTTCGCTATTCCCGCAAGTTTCGCGCGGCCTCAGGGGTGCCCGGACAAGGTTCCAATCTGACCGGTGCTGCGGGGGTGGATCTGGAGATCCGCATGCCGCTGGGCACGCGCATTTATGACAATGCCACCGAAGAGTTGATTGGCGAGCTGACCGAGCCGGATCAGCGGATCAAGGTCGCGCAGGGCGGCTATCGCGGCTTGGGAAACCCGCATTTCAAATCCTCGACCAATCGCACGCCGTACAAAGCCACCAAAGGCGGCGCAGGTGAACTGCGTGAGTTGCGGCTTGAGCTGTCGCTGATGGCCGATGTGGGGCTGTTGGGGTTGCCCAACGCAGGTAAATCCACGCTGTTGTCAGTGGTCTCTGCTGCGCGCCCCAAGATTGCCGACTATCCGTTTACAACGCTGTACCCGCAGCCGGGCGTGGTGTCGATGGGGATGGGGCGTTCATTCACGATGATGGACATTCCCGGACTGATCGAAGGTGCTGCAGAGGGCGCCGGTCTGGGGGTGCGCTTCCTGAAGCATTTGCAGCGCACCCGCTTGCTGTTGCATCTGGTGGATGTGTTGCCGCCCGACGGCAGCGACATCATTGAAAACATCCGCACGATCAACGGTGAGCTGGCCGCATTTGGCCGTGACCTGTCGATGCGTGAGCAGTGGCTGGTGTTCAACAAGGTTGATTTGCTGCCGGCGGGTGATGCCGATGTGCTGATTGCCAAAACACTGAAAAAGCTCAAATGGAAAGGGCGCTGGTTTGCCATTTCGGGGGTCACTCGTCAGGGCTGCGATGCTGTGTGTGCAGCGGCAATGGAGTGGGTCGAGACCCATGCCGTACAGCCAGAAACGGATCAGCCCACGGGGTTTGAGGGCGCTTTTGAGTTGCCCGATGCCGGTGCTGCGCGCCGTGCGGCGCCAGAGGTGCCGTTGTTTGACGATGAAGACATCCCCAACAAGGATCTGGGGCGCGCGGTTGATCGCAGCACGCGCGCGCGTCGTCCCGCCCCACCGCGTCGTCCACGGGATTAA